One genomic region from Geotrypetes seraphini chromosome 13, aGeoSer1.1, whole genome shotgun sequence encodes:
- the LOC117347328 gene encoding cytochrome c oxidase subunit 6A, mitochondrial-like, whose protein sequence is MALWARTGQLAHRWNVARMASVSQGDHSEGERGARMWKLLSFLVALPGVGVCMVNAWLKKQNHPQEPPEFVPYQHLRIRTKPFPWGDGNHTLFHNPHVNPLPTGYEEKGHKH, encoded by the exons ATGGccctgtgggcaaggactggccAATTGGCTCATAGATGGAATGTGGCAAGAATGGCTTCTGTCTCACAGGGAGACCACAGTGAAGGAGAAAGAGGAG CTCGGATGTGGAAGTTACTTTCTTTCCTGGTGGCTCTCCCAGGGGTCGGGGTCTGTATGGTGAACGCGTGGCTTAAGAAGCAGAATCACCCTCAAGAACCTCCAGAGTTTGTGCCTTACCAACACCTGAGAATTCGCACCAAG CCTTTTCCCTGGGGAGACGGAAATCACACCCTCTTCCACAACCCCCACGTTAACCCACTCCCCACTGGCTATGAGGAGAAAGGACATAAGCACTGA